A window of the Bacteroides thetaiotaomicron VPI-5482 genome harbors these coding sequences:
- a CDS encoding MFS transporter, with amino-acid sequence MPSCPRNYPFYNWVPKPIGIIILLFFFLPILSVGGVYSVNSTEMMSGLGIISEHIQFANFVTSIGMAAFAPFLYELVCIRREKLMCIAGFALMYVFSYVCAKTDSIFLLALCSLLTGFLRMVLMMVNLFTLIKYAFGMEATRNITPGMEPKDATGWNKLDIEKCISQPVVYLFFMILGQMGTALTAWLAFEYEWKYVYYFMMGILLLSILILFITMPNHGFAGRFPINFRKFGNVTAFCISLTCITYVLVYGKVLDWYDDPSICWATAISILFAGIFLYMDVTRRSSYFILGALRLRTIRMGALLYLLLMIINSSAMFVNVYAGVGMHLDNLQNASLANWCMVGYFIGALISIVLGSKGVHLKYLFALGFFFLALSAGFMYFEVQTAGLYERMKYPVIIRTIGMMILYALTAAYANQRMPFKYLSTWICIMLTVRMVLGPGIGGAIYSNVLQERQQHYITRYAQNVDLVNPEASASYTNTVQGMQYQGKSETEAHNMAAMSVKGRIQVQATLSAVKEMAGWTIYAGVICMIFVLVVPYPKRKLLT; translated from the coding sequence ATGCCTTCGTGTCCTAGAAATTATCCTTTTTACAATTGGGTGCCCAAACCGATAGGTATTATTATTCTGCTGTTCTTTTTCCTGCCGATTCTTTCGGTGGGCGGGGTATACTCCGTGAACAGTACCGAGATGATGAGCGGCTTGGGTATTATTTCCGAGCATATTCAGTTTGCCAATTTTGTGACTTCCATCGGTATGGCGGCATTTGCTCCCTTCTTGTATGAACTAGTTTGTATACGACGGGAGAAACTGATGTGTATCGCAGGTTTTGCACTGATGTATGTATTCAGCTATGTATGTGCCAAAACCGACAGTATCTTTTTGCTGGCACTCTGCAGCCTGCTGACAGGGTTCCTGCGTATGGTACTGATGATGGTCAATCTGTTTACGCTGATCAAATATGCTTTTGGCATGGAGGCAACGCGTAATATTACTCCCGGCATGGAACCGAAAGACGCGACGGGATGGAATAAACTGGATATCGAAAAATGTATCAGCCAGCCGGTAGTTTATCTGTTTTTTATGATCCTGGGGCAAATGGGTACGGCGCTAACGGCTTGGCTGGCTTTCGAATACGAATGGAAATATGTATATTATTTTATGATGGGTATTCTGCTGCTGTCCATTCTGATACTGTTCATTACGATGCCTAATCATGGTTTTGCCGGACGTTTCCCTATCAACTTCCGCAAATTCGGCAATGTGACCGCATTTTGCATATCATTGACGTGCATCACTTATGTGCTGGTTTATGGCAAGGTGCTGGATTGGTATGATGATCCATCTATTTGCTGGGCAACGGCGATCAGTATCCTTTTTGCCGGGATTTTTCTTTATATGGATGTTACCCGGCGGTCTTCCTACTTTATTTTGGGGGCGTTGAGGCTGCGTACCATTCGTATGGGGGCTTTGCTTTATTTATTGCTGATGATTATCAATTCCAGCGCAATGTTTGTCAATGTGTATGCAGGAGTCGGGATGCACCTGGATAATTTGCAGAATGCATCGCTGGCAAACTGGTGTATGGTCGGTTATTTTATCGGTGCCTTGATTTCCATTGTATTGGGGTCTAAAGGGGTGCATCTGAAATATCTTTTTGCTCTTGGCTTTTTCTTTCTGGCATTGTCGGCAGGATTCATGTACTTCGAAGTGCAGACAGCCGGACTTTACGAACGAATGAAGTATCCCGTAATTATTCGTACCATCGGAATGATGATTTTATATGCATTGACGGCAGCATATGCCAATCAGCGGATGCCTTTCAAATATCTTTCGACCTGGATTTGCATCATGCTTACCGTCCGTATGGTACTGGGACCGGGTATCGGAGGGGCTATTTATTCAAATGTACTGCAGGAGCGCCAGCAACATTATATTACCCGTTATGCACAAAATGTTGATCTGGTAAACCCCGAAGCTTCTGCTTCGTATACCAATACCGTGCAGGGAATGCAATATCAGGGAAAGAGTGAAACGGAAGCGCATAACATGGCTGCCATGTCCGTCAAGGGGCGGATACAGGTGCAGGCTACGCTCTCTGCTGTGAAAGAAATGGCAGGGTGGACTATTTATGCAGGCGTTATTTGTATGATTTTTGTGCTCGTAGTGCCTTATCCCAAACGAAAATTGCTAACTTAG
- a CDS encoding helix-turn-helix domain-containing protein: protein MDTQQERLLQLDRDLKSGKNICSSGGVLSCFPSSLKEPFLMQGLGLIVCRQGSFQFSLDNKCASAKAGETLFIHEESWVQVLQETEDVEILILAYQIEPIRDIIGNSVVSMYMYSKLTPELSCVWNTGEEDEIMKYMSLIDSVLEMEESVFSLYEQKLLLLALTYRICSVYNRKLISAGQETGGRKNEIFVRLIQLIEQYYMQERSVEFYADKLCLSPKYLSALSKSICGYTVQELVFKAIIRKCISLLKNTQKNIQEISNEFGFPNASYFGTFFKKQMGMSPQQYRRNL, encoded by the coding sequence ATGGATACTCAGCAGGAACGTTTATTACAGCTTGACCGCGATCTGAAAAGCGGGAAGAATATATGCAGTTCGGGAGGTGTGCTCAGTTGTTTTCCATCTTCTTTAAAAGAACCTTTTCTGATGCAGGGGCTTGGTTTGATTGTCTGCCGGCAAGGTAGTTTCCAGTTTTCTCTTGATAATAAGTGCGCTTCTGCCAAGGCGGGTGAGACCTTGTTTATTCATGAGGAATCTTGGGTTCAAGTGCTTCAGGAGACCGAAGATGTGGAAATTCTTATTCTTGCCTATCAGATAGAACCGATACGTGACATTATCGGCAACTCCGTGGTTTCCATGTATATGTATTCGAAACTTACTCCGGAACTCTCTTGTGTATGGAATACCGGCGAGGAAGATGAGATTATGAAGTATATGTCTTTGATAGACAGTGTGCTGGAAATGGAGGAGAGTGTGTTTAGCCTTTATGAGCAGAAACTCCTTCTGCTGGCACTGACCTATCGTATTTGTTCGGTCTATAACCGTAAATTGATTAGTGCCGGACAGGAAACGGGCGGGCGGAAAAATGAGATATTTGTCCGTCTCATCCAGTTGATAGAGCAATATTATATGCAGGAAAGGAGTGTGGAATTCTATGCGGATAAACTCTGTTTGTCTCCGAAATACCTTTCGGCTCTTTCCAAAAGCATCTGTGGGTATACGGTGCAGGAACTTGTATTCAAGGCGATTATCCGTAAGTGTATCTCTTTGTTGAAGAATACGCAAAAAAATATTCAGGAGATTTCCAATGAATTCGGCTTCCCCAATGCTTCTTATTTTGGCACATTCTTCAAGAAGCAAATGGGGATGTCGCCGCAGCAATATCGAAGGAATCTTTAA
- a CDS encoding chromate transporter, which produces MIITYLKLFCTFAKIGMFTIGGGYAMIPLIEREIVKRKWMSKEEFMEMFALTQSLPGVFAVNISIFVGYKLHKVSGSLVCALATILPSFVIMMLIAMFFARFQDNEVMIRIFNGIRPAVVALILFPCISAVRALHLKYVQLIAPVIATVLIWQFGLSPIYVVLAGISGGLVYTLWLKNKIKDIKA; this is translated from the coding sequence ATGATTATTACTTATTTGAAACTCTTTTGTACATTCGCAAAAATCGGCATGTTTACCATTGGCGGAGGATATGCCATGATTCCCTTGATAGAGCGGGAAATAGTCAAGAGAAAATGGATGAGCAAGGAAGAATTTATGGAAATGTTTGCCTTGACTCAATCGTTGCCCGGAGTTTTTGCGGTAAATATATCCATTTTCGTGGGATATAAACTTCATAAGGTCAGCGGAAGTCTGGTTTGTGCGTTGGCGACTATTCTCCCTTCATTCGTCATTATGATGTTGATTGCCATGTTCTTTGCCCGTTTTCAGGACAATGAGGTGATGATTCGTATCTTTAACGGGATACGTCCGGCTGTAGTGGCGCTGATTTTGTTTCCTTGTATATCTGCGGTCAGAGCTTTGCATTTGAAGTATGTGCAACTGATAGCTCCTGTGATTGCCACAGTACTGATCTGGCAATTCGGGCTTTCTCCTATTTATGTGGTATTGGCGGGGATTTCCGGTGGATTAGTGTATACTCTGTGGTTGAAAAATAAGATTAAAGATATAAAGGCATGA
- a CDS encoding chromate transporter encodes MIYLQLLWVYLKIGTFGFGGGYAMLSLIQHEIVDLHHWLTPQQFTDVVAISQMTPGPIGINSATYVGYAVTHSVWGAVLATVAVCLPSFILVLLISYFFAKCKDNKYIKAAMSGLLPMSVALIASAALLMMNRENFIDYKSIGIFAGAFLITWKWDLHPILLICLAGLVGVILY; translated from the coding sequence ATGATATATTTACAGTTACTTTGGGTGTATCTGAAGATAGGTACGTTTGGTTTCGGAGGTGGTTATGCGATGCTTTCGTTGATTCAGCATGAAATTGTAGATCTCCACCATTGGCTGACTCCCCAACAATTTACGGATGTGGTGGCAATTTCGCAGATGACTCCGGGGCCGATTGGAATTAATAGTGCTACTTATGTGGGCTATGCAGTGACACACAGTGTATGGGGAGCGGTACTTGCTACCGTAGCGGTGTGTCTGCCCTCTTTTATTCTCGTATTGCTCATTTCCTATTTCTTTGCGAAATGCAAGGATAATAAATACATAAAAGCAGCGATGTCCGGCTTGCTTCCCATGTCAGTGGCATTGATTGCCTCGGCTGCCTTGTTGATGATGAACAGGGAGAATTTTATTGATTATAAAAGTATAGGAATCTTTGCTGGGGCATTCCTTATCACCTGGAAATGGGATTTGCATCCTATTCTGCTGATTTGTCTGGCAGGTCTGGTGGGGGTGATCTTGTATTAA
- a CDS encoding TolC family protein has translation MKRLLFIFTFFCLLAIHGGAQNILTLENCLRIGIENNLSLQGKRKAMQKSKYGISENRVKLLPQINGFANFNDNIDPPVSVTDGSSYGVPYNITRTLQYSANAGIELQMPLYNQTLYTSISIAEIVDEMSRLSYEKAREDLILQISKMYYLGQVTAEQIALIKANITRLEELRDITQAFFDNGMAMEVDLKRVNINLENLKVQYDNAQAMMTQQLNMLKYIMDYPAEKEIGLLPVNTDSIATVALTGLSENLYELQLLQSQVQLAERQKRLISNGYIPSLNLTGNWRFAAYTDEAYHWFHSGPSNHWFRSYGVGLTLRIPIFDGLDKKYKIRKAMIDIETMKLSRLDTRKNLQTQYLNAVNDLMNNQRNFKKQKDNYLLAEEVYTVTTDRYREGITSMTEVLQDEMRMSEAQNNYISAHYNYRVTNLMLLKLTGQISSLFK, from the coding sequence ATGAAAAGACTATTGTTCATTTTTACCTTTTTTTGCCTCCTTGCCATTCATGGAGGCGCACAGAATATTCTGACTCTGGAGAACTGCCTTCGTATAGGGATTGAGAACAATCTCTCTTTACAGGGAAAACGAAAAGCGATGCAGAAAAGTAAGTATGGCATTTCGGAGAATCGGGTGAAGCTGTTGCCGCAAATCAATGGCTTTGCCAACTTTAATGATAATATCGATCCGCCTGTCTCAGTAACTGACGGTTCTTCCTATGGAGTACCTTATAATATTACCCGAACGTTGCAATATAGTGCCAATGCCGGGATAGAATTGCAGATGCCACTTTATAATCAGACTCTCTATACTTCGATTTCCATAGCAGAGATTGTGGATGAGATGAGCCGGCTTTCGTATGAAAAGGCACGGGAAGATTTGATCTTGCAGATCAGTAAAATGTACTATCTGGGACAGGTTACTGCGGAACAGATTGCATTGATAAAAGCCAATATCACCCGATTGGAAGAACTGAGAGATATCACACAGGCTTTCTTTGATAATGGAATGGCAATGGAAGTTGACTTGAAGCGGGTGAATATCAATCTGGAAAATCTGAAAGTACAGTATGACAATGCGCAGGCGATGATGACGCAGCAGCTTAATATGCTGAAGTACATCATGGATTATCCGGCAGAAAAAGAAATCGGCCTGTTGCCGGTCAATACGGATAGTATCGCTACGGTTGCTTTGACCGGGTTGTCGGAAAACCTCTATGAGCTTCAGTTGCTTCAATCACAGGTGCAGCTGGCAGAGCGGCAGAAACGATTGATAAGTAATGGCTATATTCCTTCTCTCAATCTGACGGGAAACTGGAGGTTTGCCGCTTATACTGATGAGGCTTATCATTGGTTTCATTCCGGTCCGTCCAATCATTGGTTCCGTTCTTATGGGGTGGGACTGACTTTGCGTATTCCTATTTTTGATGGTTTGGATAAGAAGTATAAGATCCGGAAAGCAATGATCGATATCGAAACCATGAAACTTTCACGGTTGGATACACGGAAGAATCTGCAAACACAGTATTTGAATGCTGTAAATGACTTGATGAATAACCAGCGGAACTTTAAAAAACAGAAAGACAATTATCTGCTTGCCGAAGAAGTGTATACGGTTACTACCGACCGCTATCGGGAAGGAATCACTTCAATGACTGAAGTTCTGCAGGATGAAATGCGGATGAGCGAGGCACAGAACAACTACATTAGTGCACATTATAATTATCGGGTGACCAACCTGATGTTACTGAAACTAACCGGACAGATCTCATCCTTGTTCAAATAA
- the upp gene encoding uracil phosphoribosyltransferase — protein MKVIDFSQTNSILNQYISEIRNVEVQNDRLRFRRNIERIGEIMAYEMSKEFRYSVKNIRTPLGIAPVSTPDNQLVISTILRAGLPFHQGFLSYFDGAENAFVSAYRKYKDTLKFDIHIEYIASPRIDDKTLIITDPMLATGGSMELSYQAMLTKGHPAEIHVASIIASQHAIDHIKSVFPEDKTTIWCAAIDPEINEHSYIVPGLGDAGDLAYGEKE, from the coding sequence ATGAAAGTAATTGATTTTAGCCAAACAAATTCGATTCTAAACCAGTACATATCCGAAATCAGAAATGTAGAAGTTCAGAATGACCGCCTACGTTTCCGCCGTAACATTGAACGGATCGGAGAAATCATGGCTTACGAAATGAGCAAAGAGTTCCGATACTCAGTAAAAAACATCCGGACACCACTGGGCATTGCTCCCGTCAGCACACCGGACAACCAGCTTGTCATCAGCACCATTCTCCGCGCCGGCCTTCCTTTTCACCAAGGCTTCCTAAGCTATTTCGACGGAGCAGAAAATGCATTTGTGTCCGCCTATCGAAAATATAAAGATACCCTGAAATTTGATATACATATAGAATATATCGCATCTCCGCGTATTGACGACAAAACGCTGATTATCACCGATCCGATGCTGGCTACAGGCGGCAGTATGGAACTGAGTTATCAGGCCATGCTTACCAAAGGCCATCCCGCCGAAATTCACGTAGCTTCGATCATTGCCAGCCAACATGCAATCGATCATATCAAGAGCGTATTTCCCGAAGACAAAACAACCATTTGGTGTGCTGCCATCGATCCTGAAATCAATGAACATTCCTATATTGTACCGGGGCTGGGCGACGCAGGCGATCTGGCTTATGGAGAAAAAGAGTAA
- the typA gene encoding translational GTPase TypA: MQNIRNIAIIAHVDHGKTTLVDKMLLAGNLFRSNQNSGELILDNNDLERERGITILSKNVSINYNGTKINIIDTPGHSDFGGEVERVLNMADGCILLVDAFEGPMPQTRFVLQKALEIGLKPIVVVNKVDKPNCRPEEVYEMVFDLMFSLNATEDQLDFPVIYGSAKNNWMSTDWQKPTDTITPLLDCIIENIPAPEQLEGTPQMLITSLDYSSYTGRIAVGRVHRGTLKEGMNITLVKRNGDMFKSKIKELHVFEGLGRVKTNEVSSGDICALVGIEGFEIGDTVCDFENPEALPPIAIDEPTMSMLFAINDSPFFGKDGKFVTSRHIHDRLMKELDKNLALRVRKSEEDGKWIVSGRGVLHLSVLIETMRREGYELQVGQPQVIFKEIDGVKCEPIEELTINVPEEYSSKIIDMVTRRKGEMVKMENTGERINLEFDMPSRGIIGLRTNVLTASAGEAIMAHRFKEYQPHKGEIEHRTNGSMIAMESGTAFAYAIDKLQDRGKFFIFPQDEVYAGQVVGEHSHDNDLVINVTKSKKLTNMRASGSDDKVRLIPPVQFSLEEALEYIKEDEYVEVTPKAMRMRKVILDEIERKRANKS, translated from the coding sequence GTTGACCATGGGAAAACAACGCTGGTTGACAAGATGTTGCTGGCCGGAAATCTATTCCGCAGCAATCAAAATAGTGGTGAACTTATCCTGGATAACAACGACCTGGAACGTGAACGTGGTATAACGATCCTTTCTAAAAATGTATCCATCAATTACAACGGTACTAAAATTAACATCATTGATACTCCGGGACACAGCGACTTCGGTGGTGAAGTAGAACGCGTATTGAATATGGCAGATGGCTGCATTCTGTTAGTCGACGCTTTCGAAGGTCCGATGCCCCAAACACGTTTCGTACTTCAGAAGGCACTGGAAATCGGTTTGAAACCAATCGTGGTAGTAAATAAGGTAGATAAGCCTAACTGCCGCCCTGAAGAAGTTTACGAAATGGTTTTCGACCTGATGTTCAGCCTCAACGCAACAGAAGACCAACTGGACTTCCCCGTTATTTACGGTTCCGCCAAAAATAACTGGATGAGCACAGACTGGCAAAAGCCGACAGATACCATTACCCCGCTACTGGATTGTATTATTGAAAATATTCCTGCTCCCGAACAACTGGAAGGTACTCCGCAGATGCTGATTACTTCTCTGGATTATTCTTCTTATACCGGTCGTATTGCCGTAGGTCGCGTACATCGCGGTACCTTGAAAGAAGGAATGAACATCACGCTGGTAAAACGTAATGGCGATATGTTCAAATCTAAAATTAAAGAGCTTCATGTATTTGAAGGTTTGGGACGTGTAAAAACAAACGAAGTTTCATCAGGAGATATCTGTGCATTGGTAGGTATCGAGGGTTTTGAGATCGGAGATACGGTCTGCGATTTCGAAAATCCGGAAGCATTACCGCCAATCGCTATCGACGAGCCGACGATGAGCATGCTATTTGCCATCAATGACTCTCCATTCTTCGGAAAAGACGGTAAGTTCGTGACTTCACGCCACATCCACGACCGTCTGATGAAAGAACTTGATAAGAATCTGGCACTCCGTGTAAGAAAGAGTGAGGAAGACGGCAAATGGATTGTTTCCGGCCGTGGCGTACTTCACCTTTCTGTATTGATCGAGACCATGCGTCGTGAAGGATACGAACTGCAGGTAGGTCAGCCACAGGTTATCTTTAAAGAAATCGACGGCGTCAAGTGCGAACCGATCGAAGAACTGACAATCAACGTACCGGAAGAATATTCAAGCAAGATTATCGATATGGTTACCCGCCGCAAAGGTGAAATGGTGAAGATGGAAAATACGGGCGAACGTATCAACCTTGAATTTGACATGCCTTCACGTGGTATCATCGGTCTTCGTACCAACGTACTGACTGCTTCTGCCGGTGAAGCTATCATGGCACACCGTTTTAAAGAATATCAGCCGCACAAGGGAGAAATCGAACACCGTACCAATGGTTCCATGATCGCAATGGAAAGCGGAACTGCTTTTGCCTATGCCATCGATAAATTGCAGGATCGCGGTAAGTTCTTCATCTTCCCGCAGGACGAAGTATATGCAGGCCAGGTAGTAGGAGAACACTCCCATGACAACGATCTGGTTATCAACGTTACAAAATCCAAAAAGCTTACCAACATGCGTGCTTCCGGATCTGATGACAAAGTTCGTTTGATTCCGCCTGTTCAGTTCTCACTCGAAGAGGCATTGGAATACATCAAAGAAGATGAATACGTAGAGGTAACTCCGAAAGCAATGCGTATGCGCAAAGTCATTCTGGACGAAATCGAGCGTAAACGCGCGAACAAATCATAA
- a CDS encoding HlyD family secretion protein, with the protein METMDNNTISSTHQEKAKKMRKLRRWQIIVSLFGVAVIVWGVIEIVFLFLGYKQTETSNDAQIEQYVSPVNLRASGYINKIYFTEHQQVRKGDTLLVLDDREYKIRVMEAEAALKDAQAGATVINATLQTTQTTASVYDASIAEIEIRLAKLEKDRQRYENLVKRNAATPIQLEQITTEYEATFKKLEATRRQREAALSGVNEVSHRRENTEAAIQRATAALEMARLNLSYTVVLAPCDGKLGRRSLEEGQFITAGQCITYILPDTQKWIIANYKETQIENLRIGQEVAITVDAISKKEFTGKVTAISGATGSKYSLVPTDNSAGNFVKIQQRIPVRIDFTDLSKEDNDKLAAGMMVVVKAKL; encoded by the coding sequence ATGGAAACAATGGACAATAATACAATCTCCAGTACGCATCAGGAGAAAGCTAAGAAAATGAGAAAATTACGCCGCTGGCAGATTATAGTAAGTCTGTTTGGAGTTGCTGTGATTGTTTGGGGAGTAATTGAAATTGTTTTTCTCTTTCTGGGCTATAAGCAGACGGAAACCAGCAATGATGCGCAGATAGAGCAATATGTGTCACCTGTCAATCTGCGTGCATCGGGCTATATTAATAAGATTTATTTTACGGAACATCAGCAGGTACGTAAAGGTGATACCTTGCTGGTGCTGGACGACCGCGAATATAAAATCCGGGTGATGGAAGCTGAGGCTGCATTGAAGGATGCGCAGGCAGGCGCCACTGTGATAAATGCTACCTTGCAGACTACACAAACGACTGCATCTGTGTATGATGCGTCTATAGCTGAAATAGAAATCCGGCTAGCAAAACTGGAGAAAGACCGTCAGCGGTATGAAAATTTGGTCAAACGAAATGCGGCGACACCTATCCAGTTGGAACAGATTACAACAGAGTATGAAGCTACCTTTAAGAAGCTGGAAGCAACCAGGCGCCAGCGGGAGGCGGCTCTTTCGGGAGTGAATGAAGTATCTCACCGTCGTGAGAATACGGAAGCTGCCATCCAGCGTGCTACGGCTGCGCTTGAAATGGCACGGCTGAATCTTTCGTATACGGTTGTACTGGCTCCTTGCGATGGCAAGTTAGGCAGACGTTCTCTGGAAGAAGGGCAGTTCATTACAGCAGGGCAATGCATTACATATATTCTGCCCGATACACAAAAATGGATTATTGCTAATTATAAAGAAACGCAGATAGAGAATCTCCGCATCGGGCAGGAGGTGGCTATCACGGTAGATGCTATCAGTAAGAAAGAGTTTACAGGCAAAGTGACTGCTATTTCCGGAGCGACAGGTTCTAAATATTCGTTGGTGCCGACTGACAATTCTGCCGGAAACTTTGTGAAAATACAGCAGCGTATCCCTGTCCGTATTGATTTTACGGATTTATCGAAGGAAGATAATGATAAGCTGGCGGCGGGTATGATGGTAGTAGTAAAAGCTAAACTCTGA
- the pckA gene encoding phosphoenolpyruvate carboxykinase (ATP), with the protein MANLDLSKYGITGVTEIVHNPSYDVLFAEETKPGLEGFEKGQVTNMGAVNVMTGVYTGRSPKDKFFVKDETSENTVWWTSEEYKNDNKPVDAKCWAAVKDLATKELSNKRLFVVDAFCGANENSRLKLRFIMEVAWQAHFVTNMFIRPTAEELANFGEPDFVIMNASKAKVENYKELGLNSETAVVFNLTEKIQVILNTWYGGEMKKGMFSYMNYLLPLNGMASMHCSANTDKEGKSSAIFFGLSGTGKTTLSTDPKRLLIGDDEHGWDDEGVFNFEGGCYAKVINLDKESEPDIWNAIKRDALLENCTVNAEGEINFADKSVTENTRVSYPIYHIENIVKPVSKGPHAKQVIFLSADAFGVLPPVSILNAEQTKYYFLSGFTAKLAGTERGITEPTPTFSACFGAAFLSLHPTKYGEELVKKMEKTGAKAYLVNTGWNGTGKRISIKDTRGIIDAILDGSIDKAPTKVMPYFDFVVPTELPGVDPKILDPRDTYECACQWEEKAKDLAGRFIKNFAKFTGNEAGKALVAAGPKL; encoded by the coding sequence ATGGCAAATTTAGATTTAAGCAAGTACGGTATCACAGGTGTGACCGAGATTGTGCACAATCCGTCTTATGACGTTTTGTTCGCTGAAGAAACAAAACCAGGTTTGGAAGGTTTTGAAAAAGGCCAGGTAACTAACATGGGCGCTGTAAACGTAATGACTGGCGTTTATACAGGACGTTCTCCTAAAGATAAATTCTTCGTAAAAGACGAAACCAGCGAAAATACAGTATGGTGGACTTCTGAAGAATACAAAAACGACAACAAACCAGTTGACGCTAAATGTTGGGCAGCTGTGAAAGATTTGGCAACTAAAGAACTTTCTAACAAAAGACTGTTCGTTGTTGACGCTTTCTGCGGAGCTAACGAAAACTCTCGCTTGAAACTGCGCTTCATCATGGAAGTGGCATGGCAAGCTCACTTCGTAACAAACATGTTCATCCGTCCGACAGCTGAAGAACTGGCTAACTTCGGTGAACCTGATTTCGTTATCATGAACGCTTCTAAAGCTAAAGTTGAAAACTACAAAGAACTGGGCTTGAACTCGGAAACTGCAGTTGTATTCAACTTGACTGAAAAGATCCAGGTTATCCTGAATACTTGGTACGGTGGTGAAATGAAGAAAGGTATGTTCTCTTACATGAACTACTTATTGCCTTTGAACGGTATGGCTTCTATGCACTGCTCTGCTAACACTGATAAAGAAGGCAAGAGCTCAGCTATCTTCTTCGGTCTGTCAGGTACAGGTAAGACTACTTTGTCTACTGACCCGAAACGTTTGTTGATCGGTGATGACGAACACGGATGGGATGACGAAGGTGTATTCAACTTCGAAGGTGGTTGCTACGCTAAAGTTATCAACTTGGATAAAGAAAGCGAACCGGACATCTGGAATGCTATCAAACGCGATGCTTTGTTGGAAAACTGTACAGTTAACGCTGAAGGCGAAATCAACTTCGCTGACAAGTCAGTAACTGAAAACACTCGTGTTTCTTATCCTATCTATCACATCGAAAACATCGTTAAACCGGTGTCTAAAGGTCCTCATGCTAAACAAGTTATCTTCTTGTCAGCTGACGCATTCGGTGTATTGCCTCCGGTATCTATCCTGAACGCAGAACAAACTAAATATTACTTCTTGTCTGGTTTTACAGCTAAATTGGCTGGTACAGAACGTGGTATCACTGAACCGACTCCGACATTCTCGGCTTGTTTCGGTGCTGCTTTCTTGTCACTGCACCCAACTAAATACGGTGAAGAACTGGTGAAGAAGATGGAAAAAACTGGTGCTAAGGCATACTTGGTTAACACTGGTTGGAATGGTACTGGCAAACGTATCTCTATCAAAGATACTCGTGGTATCATCGACGCTATCCTTGACGGTTCTATCGACAAAGCTCCTACTAAGGTTATGCCTTACTTCGACTTTGTTGTTCCTACAGAACTTCCGGGTGTTGATCCGAAGATCCTTGACCCACGCGACACTTACGAATGTGCTTGCCAATGGGAAGAAAAAGCAAAAGATTTGGCTGGACGTTTCATCAAGAACTTCGCTAAATTTACAGGTAACGAAGCTGGTAAGGCTTTAGTTGCTGCTGGTCCGAAACTCTAA